In the genome of Armatimonadota bacterium, one region contains:
- a CDS encoding glycosyltransferase family 4 protein translates to MPERPRLVVAVTSSISTSLMRGQLAYMRERGFDVYFLCSGDDTARQFCEREGATLLDVPMQREISPLADLKSLAGIVRALRKVRPHLVNAGTPKAGLLVTLGAWLAGVPCRIYNIRGLRLETTSGRLRAILTLCEKIAARLAHRVLCISPSLLRLCRELNLFPQGKGKVLGEGSSNGLDTDRFTRTPEIEHRARQLRQEYGIPPKARVLGFVGRIVRDKGIVELVDAWRSLREDYADLHLLVVGPFEAGDPAPAETREVLEKDPRVHLTGHVNDMPPYYAAMDILAVPTYREGFGNVFVEASAMEVPAVGTQVSGCMDAIADGVTGTLVPPRNSEALAKAIRAYLDDEELASTHARQGRERVLRSFRPEVIWQNLFDEYVALLKSRGLPTPE, encoded by the coding sequence ATGCCCGAACGCCCCAGGCTCGTAGTCGCTGTGACCTCATCCATCAGCACCAGCCTCATGCGCGGTCAGCTTGCATACATGCGCGAGCGGGGCTTCGATGTCTACTTCCTGTGCTCCGGCGACGACACCGCCCGACAGTTTTGCGAGCGAGAAGGTGCAACGCTGCTCGATGTTCCCATGCAGCGCGAGATCTCCCCGCTGGCGGACTTGAAAAGCCTTGCAGGGATCGTGCGGGCGCTGCGCAAGGTCCGGCCGCATCTCGTGAATGCGGGAACACCGAAAGCCGGGTTATTGGTCACCCTCGGGGCATGGCTCGCGGGTGTGCCGTGCCGAATCTACAATATCCGCGGCCTGCGCCTGGAGACCACATCGGGGCGGCTGCGCGCGATTCTCACGCTCTGCGAGAAGATTGCCGCACGACTGGCCCATCGCGTCCTGTGCATCAGCCCCAGCCTGCTCAGATTGTGCCGCGAACTCAATCTGTTTCCGCAGGGCAAGGGCAAGGTGCTGGGCGAAGGCAGCAGCAACGGGCTGGACACCGACCGTTTCACGCGCACCCCGGAAATCGAGCACAGAGCACGGCAGTTGCGGCAGGAGTACGGGATTCCGCCGAAGGCGCGGGTTCTCGGGTTCGTGGGGCGTATCGTCCGCGACAAGGGTATCGTGGAACTCGTGGATGCGTGGCGAAGTCTGCGCGAGGACTACGCGGATTTGCACCTGCTTGTTGTCGGGCCGTTCGAGGCAGGCGATCCGGCGCCGGCCGAGACCCGCGAGGTCCTGGAAAAAGATCCGCGCGTCCACCTCACGGGCCACGTCAACGACATGCCCCCCTACTATGCGGCCATGGACATCCTCGCGGTCCCGACGTACCGCGAAGGTTTTGGGAACGTGTTTGTTGAGGCCTCGGCGATGGAAGTCCCAGCGGTGGGCACGCAGGTGTCCGGGTGCATGGATGCCATCGCGGACGGGGTGACAGGCACATTGGTTCCGCCGCGGAACTCGGAGGCGTTGGCGAAGGCGATCCGTGCTTACCTGGACGACGAAGAACTCGCTTCCACCCATGCCCGGCAGGGGCGCGAGCGCGTCCTGCGCTCATTCCGTCCGGAAGTGATCTGGCAGAACCTCTTCGACGAGTATGTTGCCCTTCTGAAATCGCGCGGGTTGCCGACCCCGGAGTAA
- a CDS encoding acyltransferase encodes MRELMLQLRWALPIWLVGLLTNWWPDNRLSLKLRGMLARPFIRKCGRNLTLGSQVTLLNTHNLVIGNDVYIARGSWLNCMAGLTLEDEVVIAPYVVISTLQHTFKNGSVRQGGSIARPVRVGRGTWLAAHSTVKCGVSIGAGNLVAANSAVVKDTPDHVIVGGVPAQVIKANEDRDAEFYTRSEFEASRGE; translated from the coding sequence ATGCGTGAATTGATGCTCCAGTTGCGCTGGGCGCTCCCGATCTGGCTTGTCGGGCTGCTCACCAACTGGTGGCCCGACAACCGCCTGTCGTTGAAGCTCCGAGGGATGCTTGCCCGGCCATTCATCCGCAAGTGCGGGCGCAACCTGACGCTGGGGTCGCAGGTGACGCTCCTGAACACCCACAATCTCGTGATTGGCAATGACGTGTACATTGCTCGCGGATCGTGGCTCAACTGCATGGCAGGGCTCACGCTTGAGGACGAAGTCGTCATCGCCCCATACGTCGTGATCAGCACGCTGCAGCACACCTTCAAGAATGGTTCGGTGCGTCAGGGCGGAAGCATTGCCCGGCCTGTGCGGGTGGGCAGGGGCACCTGGCTTGCTGCCCACTCCACCGTGAAATGCGGGGTCTCCATCGGGGCGGGGAATCTGGTCGCCGCCAATTCGGCGGTGGTCAAGGATACGCCGGACCATGTGATCGTGGGTGGCGTTCCGGCTCAGGTGATCAAGGCCAACGAAGACCGAGACGCCGAGTTCTACACCCGCAGCGAGTTCGAAGCCTCCCGAGGAGAGTAA
- a CDS encoding glycosyltransferase — translation MRILVATDHKYFGAADGVYDTYCFDRSFFDDYRAVFEEVVVAARVVEGELPEHARRSDGDGVQFLPLPNVGGIRLTLRSGAIFGPILEPAIRAADAVCVRVPSYTGLHACRIARRVGRPVMFEMIGDPEAALQAGQHGFLASLVGKWSAVNMRTIPSACVVGSYVSREHLQRKYPAGPQTVTDSISSIRLPRSWLRPARTFEAPCRPLDLVLVASLVPVKCHDVLLRGVAEATRLGADLRLRLAGDGSLRASLEALATDLGIADRVEFLGHLSDREELLRLLDDSHLFVMTSATEGMPRAMIEAMSRGLPALGSDVGGIAELLPAEQKFPAGDFVRLGQMLWEIQRRPDLLTQYSERSVRTSEDYVSDVLSEKRRRLLGLLRQAAEERRRCVN, via the coding sequence GTGCGGATCCTCGTTGCAACGGATCACAAGTACTTCGGCGCTGCCGACGGCGTCTATGACACCTACTGTTTCGATCGGTCTTTCTTCGACGACTACCGGGCCGTTTTCGAGGAGGTGGTCGTCGCAGCGCGGGTTGTTGAGGGCGAATTGCCTGAACACGCCCGGCGTTCTGATGGTGATGGGGTGCAGTTCCTGCCCCTGCCCAATGTGGGTGGAATCCGCTTGACGCTGCGCTCGGGTGCGATCTTCGGCCCAATTCTTGAGCCGGCCATACGGGCCGCGGACGCCGTCTGCGTGCGGGTGCCTTCTTACACCGGCCTGCACGCCTGCAGAATCGCGCGGCGCGTCGGCCGGCCGGTGATGTTCGAGATGATTGGCGACCCCGAGGCGGCTCTGCAGGCCGGGCAGCACGGATTTCTGGCCAGTCTTGTGGGTAAGTGGAGCGCTGTCAATATGCGCACTATCCCCTCCGCATGCGTAGTGGGTAGCTATGTCAGCCGCGAGCACCTTCAGCGCAAGTATCCGGCGGGTCCGCAGACAGTGACCGACAGCATCTCCAGCATCCGCCTGCCGCGGTCGTGGCTGCGGCCCGCCCGCACGTTCGAGGCCCCGTGCCGCCCGCTGGACCTGGTGCTGGTTGCGAGCCTGGTCCCCGTAAAGTGTCATGATGTCCTGCTGCGAGGGGTGGCCGAGGCTACTCGGTTAGGGGCTGATCTGCGCTTGCGCCTCGCGGGCGACGGCAGTCTGCGCGCGAGCCTGGAAGCCCTCGCGACTGACCTGGGCATCGCGGACCGAGTGGAGTTCCTCGGGCACCTGTCGGACCGTGAAGAGCTCTTGCGTCTCCTGGATGACTCCCACCTATTTGTGATGACATCGGCCACCGAGGGCATGCCGCGCGCAATGATCGAGGCGATGTCACGGGGGCTCCCGGCTTTGGGTTCCGATGTGGGCGGGATCGCCGAACTGCTCCCCGCGGAACAGAAGTTCCCCGCAGGCGACTTCGTGCGTCTCGGACAGATGCTTTGGGAGATTCAAAGGCGGCCGGACCTGCTCACCCAATACTCCGAGCGGAGTGTACGGACTAGTGAGGACTATGTTTCTGACGTGCTGTCCGAGAAGCGCAGACGCCTGCTCGGATTGCTCCGGCAGGCCGCCGAGGAGAGACGCAGATGCGTGAATTGA
- a CDS encoding O-antigen ligase family protein, whose product MRLIVILIAALASGVRPLWLILQVHKRLGIEDFMYLGLYIPAVIVGMIDWPRQRNLLQQLPVTLCALLVLAGLWWVDPAERNRGLLVAGGTLIALPIGVLVRDDRLRGIFMRTFVVSVLISTSLLVVLTLPLPGRARGLTFMEARDGRGNVITNRNQIGAQTGLATIVAVMLATTPPAATRRRRRRRGISWVAFAGGLAVETLISASRGAILSLLGGIAWVSSRHPRYRMMAIFMLISAGMVLMMAELVAPTLGLFGTSASRFERGDLSSLGGRASIWAAGWDVMTSNDVVFMRGVGSGGVDRALGARIVAMTPGAGAMLFRRSSHNTFVEWGMSYGVVGTLMGIWLLWTLWRRAIRLDRYDGTWQTTTLLVWSLLNSMTLVINRTAFWPFLGALIFAMVFRPVQRRVAQTDRTGAEPESLPAEGVRASAHDTRGGG is encoded by the coding sequence GTGCGACTAATCGTCATTTTGATAGCTGCTCTAGCTTCCGGGGTGCGCCCGTTGTGGCTCATTCTCCAGGTGCACAAACGCCTCGGGATTGAGGACTTCATGTACCTCGGTCTGTACATCCCTGCGGTGATTGTGGGGATGATCGACTGGCCGCGGCAGCGCAACCTTCTCCAGCAACTACCGGTCACACTGTGCGCGCTTCTGGTGCTGGCCGGTCTGTGGTGGGTGGACCCGGCCGAGCGCAACCGGGGACTGCTGGTGGCGGGGGGTACACTCATCGCCCTGCCCATCGGCGTTCTGGTGCGCGATGACCGCCTGCGCGGGATTTTCATGCGCACTTTCGTGGTATCGGTGCTCATCAGCACCAGCCTTCTAGTGGTCCTGACGCTTCCTTTGCCCGGCCGCGCTCGAGGCCTGACGTTCATGGAAGCCCGCGATGGGCGGGGCAACGTGATCACCAACCGCAACCAGATCGGCGCGCAGACCGGTCTTGCCACCATCGTTGCGGTGATGCTCGCGACCACGCCGCCTGCGGCCACGAGACGGCGCCGGCGCCGCAGGGGCATAAGTTGGGTCGCATTCGCGGGTGGGCTCGCCGTGGAGACGCTGATAAGCGCCTCCCGGGGCGCCATTCTGTCGCTGCTGGGCGGCATCGCATGGGTGTCGTCGCGCCATCCGCGGTACCGAATGATGGCGATCTTCATGCTCATATCTGCCGGCATGGTGCTCATGATGGCCGAGCTGGTGGCTCCTACGCTGGGGCTTTTCGGTACCAGCGCATCCCGGTTCGAGCGCGGGGATCTATCTTCCCTGGGCGGCCGGGCAAGCATTTGGGCGGCCGGGTGGGACGTGATGACCTCAAACGATGTGGTCTTCATGCGCGGCGTGGGTTCTGGTGGGGTTGACCGTGCACTCGGTGCGCGGATCGTGGCTATGACGCCAGGGGCCGGAGCGATGCTCTTTCGGCGCTCCTCCCACAACACCTTCGTGGAGTGGGGAATGTCATACGGCGTGGTCGGGACCCTGATGGGCATCTGGCTGCTGTGGACCCTCTGGCGCAGGGCTATCCGCCTCGACCGCTACGACGGAACCTGGCAGACCACGACTCTGCTGGTGTGGTCGCTGCTGAACTCCATGACCCTCGTGATCAATCGCACCGCCTTCTGGCCGTTCCTGGGAGCTCTCATCTTCGCGATGGTGTTCCGTCCGGTGCAGCGTCGCGTAGCCCAGACTGACAGGACCGGTGCGGAGCCCGAGAGCCTTCCCGCTGAGGGGGTTCGCGCATCGGCTCACGATACGCGCGGAGGCGGCTGA
- a CDS encoding glycosyltransferase — protein MRTLEVMRHVDRSRFQMDFLVTSGAKGQLDGEIQALGGKVIPCSLKSVGFPARFGAIVRSGGYTVVHSHLHLFSGFILMLAARQRIPVRIAHFRSMGDAHQDGLLRNAQRALMRRLLDQYATDILAVSEGALVGSWRADWRNDPRCRVVYNGLDITAYRSPPDRAGVCAEFGLPLDARVCVHVGRFCEAKNQGRLASIFVELADMQPDAYLLLVGKPGGREEELARGTVNAAGLQDRVVFTGERSDVSRILCAADLAFLPSRREGLPGAVLEACAAGIPVIASDLPGCQEIATHFELVRCLPLAQPDRVWAEAARDALMSHQPDRAAALARFDASPFSLETCAQAMTGIWEKGTTE, from the coding sequence ATGCGCACTCTGGAAGTCATGCGCCACGTGGATCGCTCACGGTTCCAGATGGACTTCCTCGTGACGTCCGGGGCGAAGGGTCAATTGGATGGTGAGATCCAGGCTCTCGGCGGGAAGGTCATCCCCTGCTCGCTGAAGAGTGTCGGCTTCCCGGCGCGTTTCGGCGCGATCGTGCGGTCCGGTGGGTACACTGTAGTCCATTCACATCTGCACCTGTTCTCGGGCTTCATACTCATGCTGGCCGCGAGACAGCGCATACCGGTGCGCATTGCGCATTTCCGTTCTATGGGTGACGCGCACCAGGACGGTCTGCTGCGCAACGCCCAGAGAGCTCTTATGCGCAGGCTGCTGGATCAATACGCCACAGATATTCTGGCCGTGAGCGAGGGGGCGTTGGTCGGCTCGTGGCGTGCGGACTGGCGAAACGATCCGCGGTGCCGGGTTGTCTACAACGGACTGGACATCACCGCTTACCGTTCGCCGCCAGATCGCGCCGGCGTCTGCGCCGAGTTCGGTCTACCGCTGGACGCTCGCGTGTGTGTCCACGTGGGCCGCTTCTGCGAAGCGAAGAACCAGGGACGGCTGGCGTCGATCTTCGTGGAACTGGCAGACATGCAGCCTGATGCATACTTGCTGCTGGTCGGGAAGCCCGGCGGTCGCGAGGAGGAACTTGCGCGCGGTACCGTGAATGCTGCCGGACTGCAAGACCGGGTTGTTTTCACGGGAGAGCGCTCGGATGTATCCCGCATTCTGTGCGCCGCGGATCTCGCCTTTTTGCCCTCGCGTCGCGAGGGCTTGCCGGGAGCCGTACTGGAAGCTTGCGCGGCGGGTATTCCGGTGATTGCCAGTGATCTGCCGGGGTGCCAGGAGATCGCCACCCATTTCGAACTGGTGCGCTGCCTGCCGCTGGCACAGCCGGATCGGGTCTGGGCCGAGGCCGCGCGCGACGCTCTGATGTCCCACCAGCCGGACCGAGCTGCCGCTCTCGCCCGGTTCGACGCCAGTCCCTTCTCCCTGGAAACATGCGCCCAGGCGATGACCGGCATCTGGGAGAAGGGCACCACCGAGTGA
- a CDS encoding alkaline phosphatase family protein, with the protein MSKQRCRLAIIGLDGATWDQALPLMESGKLPNIERITSAGARGGLRSTIPPVTSVAWTSMYTGVEPREHGILAMQSYDPTHRRWRPVCRSDSRVAPFWKDFNRRGLSVGLLCLPFTYPPEPLDGWMISGIMGTPEYGPTMFSSPDLYEQVTNACGKTDLVSLTKVHPSRRRATLAQQARWLEDASAYLLEHHPVDVFFVVENYTDHIQHAYLQARKWEHPGEVGDPVEDAYIHADRLVGRVEQCVGPETPILLLSDHGQTPCRGLINTGRINTRFPLPENGADGLQLVRPAARRSARRMLRSWAGVLAGALRAAAPSATYERLKQRLAASPLRSLFRVEQTSDSVLIRWPGAFGEAYWSVDYEENRDALAKLKPAIIAALRELRFPDSDEPLFEVYDGLDLYGAEGPDVPFAVCFPAPGYVTGPMGADADLVLSYEETARQLVFKKEGWQGTHQMEGIVGANAAAAARIGELPTAISEMLQTVRDVLDLPHTEPEWVSSDVSAKDNLSEEDIEAIEGRLRDLGYMG; encoded by the coding sequence ATGAGCAAGCAACGCTGCCGTCTGGCCATCATCGGCCTGGACGGCGCGACCTGGGACCAGGCTCTCCCACTGATGGAGTCTGGGAAGCTTCCGAACATCGAGCGAATCACCTCGGCCGGTGCCCGAGGGGGCCTGCGCTCCACCATTCCCCCCGTCACCTCAGTTGCCTGGACCAGCATGTACACGGGCGTGGAACCGCGGGAGCACGGGATCCTCGCCATGCAGTCGTATGACCCTACCCACCGCCGCTGGCGCCCAGTCTGCCGATCGGACAGCCGGGTTGCGCCCTTCTGGAAGGACTTCAACCGCCGCGGACTCTCTGTCGGCCTGCTGTGCCTTCCCTTCACCTACCCGCCCGAGCCCCTGGATGGCTGGATGATCTCCGGCATCATGGGCACGCCGGAATACGGTCCGACCATGTTCTCCAGCCCCGACCTGTACGAGCAGGTTACCAATGCCTGCGGAAAGACCGATCTGGTCTCGCTGACCAAGGTACACCCGTCACGGCGGCGGGCGACTCTTGCGCAGCAGGCCCGATGGCTGGAGGACGCATCCGCCTACCTTCTGGAGCATCACCCTGTTGATGTCTTCTTCGTGGTGGAAAACTACACCGACCATATTCAGCATGCGTACCTGCAGGCGCGAAAGTGGGAACATCCAGGCGAGGTTGGCGACCCGGTGGAGGATGCCTACATTCACGCCGACCGCCTGGTCGGGCGCGTCGAGCAGTGCGTCGGGCCGGAGACGCCCATCCTGCTCCTTTCCGACCACGGTCAGACGCCATGCCGCGGGCTCATCAACACCGGGCGCATCAACACCCGCTTCCCTCTGCCCGAGAATGGTGCCGATGGCCTGCAACTGGTCCGTCCGGCAGCGAGGCGCAGCGCGAGACGCATGCTGCGCTCGTGGGCGGGAGTTCTCGCAGGGGCATTGCGTGCGGCGGCCCCATCTGCGACCTACGAAAGGCTAAAGCAGAGGCTCGCGGCGTCCCCGTTGAGGAGTCTATTCCGGGTGGAACAGACTTCCGACAGCGTGCTCATTCGCTGGCCCGGAGCGTTCGGCGAGGCATACTGGTCCGTGGACTACGAGGAGAATCGAGATGCTCTGGCGAAGCTGAAGCCGGCGATTATCGCTGCCCTCAGGGAACTGCGTTTCCCGGACAGCGATGAGCCGCTTTTCGAGGTCTATGACGGTCTGGATCTGTACGGCGCCGAGGGACCTGACGTGCCCTTCGCGGTGTGCTTTCCGGCACCGGGCTATGTGACTGGACCCATGGGAGCCGACGCAGACCTCGTGCTGTCCTACGAGGAGACAGCCCGGCAGCTGGTCTTCAAGAAGGAAGGCTGGCAGGGCACCCACCAGATGGAGGGAATAGTCGGAGCAAACGCCGCGGCAGCGGCGCGGATCGGCGAGCTCCCCACAGCCATCAGCGAGATGCTTCAGACGGTGCGCGATGTGCTGGACCTGCCGCACACCGAGCCGGAGTGGGTCAGTTCCGACGTCAGCGCGAAGGATAACCTGTCGGAAGAGGACATTGAGGCTATAGAAGGGCGGCTCCGCGATCTGGGTTACATGGGCTGA
- a CDS encoding flippase: protein MSTHSDQLPADHTSLRSLLHGSALVFVGRVIQRLLRFGVGVAMSRVLGAERFGVFSLALTVETMGEKVAESCLSWSVLKYVAHYDALGQKEELKGTVYGATLLNGAIALVMAIAIALLAPTIAQNAYGIPELAPPIRILAIAMPFAVVQYIIVNALRGVQRIVEMLAVGSILAPGALLAGIVAVGILRPSFEAMAWVHTGAAAFGCVVGWHFIRRTVLARTADVRSRIPWAALLSFGLPMLLYSIFSFGGGGVDILVLGKLLTKAELGIYSAAWRGANMLVFPLAVVQTVFSPTISALHAKGDIPGLRKTFIGSTAMATYLAMWVFGAIICWPQVFMGLFGDEFVKGSNALVLVCAGQLANSATGSVGSILTMTGRPWIMSLDHIAFAIAMMGLFVAWVPRYRLIAASAIVAAALAGVNLWRVVRVWRLYRILPYNVTTIGLWPAFLVGLALAYLAPRGIAPPWGAFTAFALFALPMLAIGVRLAKIVRPMLARERKSA from the coding sequence TTGAGCACACACAGCGACCAGCTACCTGCCGACCATACCAGCCTACGCAGTCTGCTGCATGGGTCAGCGCTCGTGTTCGTCGGCAGAGTCATTCAGCGGCTCCTGCGTTTCGGAGTGGGTGTGGCAATGTCCCGTGTGCTTGGGGCCGAGCGTTTCGGTGTGTTCAGCCTGGCGTTGACCGTCGAGACGATGGGGGAGAAGGTTGCCGAGAGCTGCCTGAGCTGGAGCGTCCTGAAGTACGTCGCACACTATGACGCATTGGGGCAGAAAGAGGAACTCAAGGGCACGGTATATGGCGCGACCCTCCTGAATGGGGCCATCGCGCTGGTCATGGCCATCGCCATCGCTCTGCTGGCGCCCACGATAGCGCAAAACGCGTACGGCATCCCGGAACTGGCCCCTCCCATCCGAATCCTTGCCATCGCCATGCCTTTCGCGGTGGTGCAGTACATCATTGTCAATGCGCTGCGGGGTGTGCAGCGCATCGTGGAGATGCTCGCGGTCGGGTCGATTCTGGCGCCCGGTGCCCTGCTTGCCGGCATCGTCGCTGTCGGTATCTTGCGCCCCAGCTTCGAGGCAATGGCCTGGGTGCACACAGGAGCCGCCGCCTTCGGGTGTGTCGTGGGCTGGCATTTCATCCGGCGCACTGTTCTCGCCCGCACTGCTGATGTCCGCAGCCGCATCCCTTGGGCAGCTCTTCTGAGCTTTGGGTTGCCAATGCTCCTTTACAGCATCTTCTCTTTCGGGGGCGGCGGTGTGGACATCCTGGTGCTTGGCAAGCTGCTGACCAAGGCGGAACTGGGGATCTATTCGGCGGCCTGGCGTGGCGCGAACATGCTGGTCTTCCCGCTGGCAGTGGTGCAGACTGTCTTTTCGCCGACCATCTCGGCACTGCACGCAAAGGGGGACATACCGGGCCTGAGGAAGACCTTCATCGGCTCAACCGCTATGGCAACGTATCTGGCCATGTGGGTCTTCGGTGCGATCATCTGCTGGCCGCAGGTATTCATGGGGCTTTTCGGTGACGAGTTCGTGAAAGGCTCCAACGCTCTGGTTCTGGTCTGCGCGGGGCAGCTGGCCAATTCGGCCACCGGCTCGGTGGGTTCGATCCTGACCATGACCGGTCGACCATGGATCATGTCCCTGGACCACATCGCTTTCGCAATCGCCATGATGGGCCTGTTCGTCGCGTGGGTGCCGCGCTACCGGCTGATTGCCGCCTCCGCCATCGTGGCCGCCGCCCTGGCAGGGGTAAATCTGTGGCGAGTGGTGCGGGTCTGGCGCCTGTACCGGATTCTGCCGTACAATGTGACAACGATTGGGCTGTGGCCGGCGTTCCTGGTCGGACTTGCGCTGGCCTACCTGGCGCCACGCGGTATCGCCCCGCCTTGGGGGGCTTTCACGGCCTTCGCCCTGTTCGCACTCCCGATGCTCGCCATCGGCGTCAGGCTGGCGAAGATCGTCCGGCCAATGCTGGCGCGAGAGAGGAAGTCCGCATGA
- a CDS encoding polysaccharide biosynthesis tyrosine autokinase: MDTARPADFYEESEVGLRDYILILYRRRWWFIGVYLAIIALITVMTFTATPIYGARAKLLVEASRFGSSGGGASDVLTGITGMAQARTVETQIELIRSALVLKPALEKLGIDPETEMPGVIVETIPGTDIITVSARAPDPLMAPKIANGIAQEYVELTLRRNRQTASQGREFIEKQAEEVRAELAQAEADLTAFRQGAGITSVDEAVTSLVEDAQRQSEEANRADAQVAATQAEVQALRARLGRGDGFVKDAETLERNPALDTLRGKLLALEAERAALITDYAPTSQKVTAVDKEIAAVRKQLESQVDRVISTESRVDPVNAEILKRLTLAEVELAANRQRASAVRRGLAEAQAAIGRLPDDQRRAAELERSVRVAENRYLALMAKLQDLQLAEMVEIPSATVIQAADSPAPKVSPSKKKNLLFAIFFGFLVALGVALLVNYLDNTYASVQEMEEHLGVSTLAVIFRQTGRENILLSSPMGKSPFAEAFRMIRSALRFSSVNRAISSLVMTSVAMGEGKSTVSVNTAIACAEGGQRVILVDADLRRPSQHRIFDFDNTTGLTSCLVDGLPIEDVLHETDYPNLRVITSGPIPPNPGELLDSTAMRDLVQRLKGMCDLVILDTPPGSILADAMVLTRIADAAVIVVDLESTKRPTLKRLVELFKREGHFLPGVVINKAKQAPGSYYYYGSYYYSEYYGDED, from the coding sequence GTGGATACAGCGAGACCCGCCGATTTCTACGAGGAAAGTGAAGTCGGGCTACGCGATTACATCTTGATCCTCTACCGCAGGCGCTGGTGGTTCATCGGCGTCTACCTCGCCATCATTGCCCTCATTACAGTGATGACCTTCACGGCCACGCCCATCTATGGGGCGCGGGCCAAGCTTCTTGTGGAAGCCAGCCGGTTCGGGAGCTCGGGCGGGGGAGCTTCTGACGTGCTCACCGGGATCACGGGCATGGCGCAGGCTCGGACCGTCGAGACACAGATTGAACTCATCCGCAGCGCTCTTGTGTTGAAACCCGCCCTTGAAAAACTGGGCATCGACCCAGAGACCGAGATGCCAGGCGTCATTGTCGAGACCATCCCCGGAACCGATATCATCACCGTCTCGGCGCGCGCACCCGATCCACTCATGGCGCCCAAGATTGCAAACGGTATCGCCCAGGAATACGTGGAACTCACGCTGCGGCGCAACCGTCAGACTGCGAGCCAGGGCCGAGAGTTCATTGAGAAACAGGCAGAGGAGGTTCGTGCGGAACTCGCTCAAGCCGAAGCGGACCTCACTGCGTTCCGGCAGGGCGCCGGGATCACCTCCGTCGATGAGGCTGTGACGAGTCTTGTGGAGGATGCGCAGCGCCAGTCGGAGGAAGCCAATCGCGCGGACGCGCAGGTCGCGGCGACGCAGGCAGAGGTGCAGGCACTCCGGGCCAGGCTGGGCCGCGGAGATGGCTTCGTCAAGGATGCCGAGACGCTGGAACGGAATCCGGCACTGGATACGCTCCGCGGTAAGCTACTGGCACTCGAGGCCGAACGGGCGGCACTCATCACCGACTACGCGCCGACGAGCCAGAAAGTCACTGCCGTCGACAAGGAAATCGCCGCGGTGCGCAAACAGCTCGAGAGCCAGGTGGACCGGGTGATCAGCACGGAATCCCGCGTCGACCCGGTCAACGCCGAAATCCTGAAACGACTGACCTTGGCGGAAGTGGAACTGGCGGCCAATCGGCAGAGAGCCAGTGCGGTACGACGAGGGCTTGCTGAAGCACAGGCAGCGATAGGTCGGCTCCCGGACGACCAACGACGGGCTGCCGAGCTCGAGCGTTCCGTGCGTGTTGCTGAGAACCGCTATCTCGCTCTGATGGCGAAGCTCCAGGACCTGCAGCTTGCCGAGATGGTCGAGATCCCGAGCGCCACGGTGATCCAAGCCGCGGACTCGCCGGCCCCAAAGGTCAGCCCTAGCAAGAAGAAGAACCTGCTATTTGCTATCTTCTTCGGCTTCCTCGTCGCCCTTGGCGTGGCGCTTCTTGTCAACTACCTGGACAACACATACGCATCGGTTCAGGAGATGGAGGAGCATCTCGGGGTATCCACGCTGGCGGTGATCTTCCGACAGACCGGACGCGAGAACATTCTCTTGAGCTCCCCGATGGGTAAGTCGCCTTTCGCCGAGGCTTTCCGGATGATCCGCTCCGCGCTGCGGTTCAGTTCGGTCAACCGGGCCATCTCGTCCCTGGTGATGACGAGCGTCGCGATGGGGGAGGGCAAATCCACGGTGTCTGTGAACACCGCCATCGCGTGCGCAGAAGGCGGGCAACGAGTGATTCTCGTAGACGCCGACCTGCGCCGCCCCAGCCAGCACCGAATCTTCGACTTCGACAACACCACCGGACTGACCAGTTGCCTGGTGGACGGCCTGCCCATTGAGGATGTGCTGCATGAGACTGACTACCCGAACCTGCGCGTGATCACCAGCGGTCCGATACCGCCCAATCCCGGTGAACTCCTGGACTCGACCGCGATGCGGGATCTTGTCCAGCGCCTCAAGGGCATGTGCGACCTGGTGATTCTAGACACGCCGCCGGGCAGTATTCTGGCGGACGCCATGGTTCTCACGCGCATCGCCGACGCCGCGGTGATCGTGGTCGATCTCGAGAGCACAAAACGGCCAACGCTGAAACGGCTCGTGGAGTTGTTCAAGCGCGAGGGGCACTTCCTGCCGGGAGTTGTCATCAACAAGGCGAAGCAGGCGCCGGGCTCGTACTACTATTACGGTTCTTACTACTATTCCGAGTACTACGGCGACGAAGACTAG